A single Arthrobacter sp. ERGS1:01 DNA region contains:
- the recR gene encoding recombination mediator RecR: MYEGAVQELIDELGRLPGIGPKSAQRLAFHILEADTEDMQRLVRAIVTVKERVKFCTVCGNVTEAELCNICRDERRDPTVICVVEESKDVLAVERTRAFRGRYHVLGGSINPIAGIGPEQLRIRELLTRLNDSQITEIIIATDPNLEGEATATYLSRMLKTLGIAVTRLASGLPVGGDLEYADEVTLGRAFEGRRNALT, from the coding sequence GTGTACGAGGGAGCAGTTCAAGAGCTCATCGATGAGCTGGGGCGCCTGCCGGGGATCGGCCCCAAGTCCGCCCAACGGCTCGCCTTCCATATTTTGGAGGCGGACACCGAGGACATGCAGCGGCTGGTCCGCGCCATTGTCACGGTCAAGGAACGTGTGAAGTTCTGCACCGTGTGCGGCAACGTGACCGAGGCGGAGCTGTGCAACATCTGCCGCGACGAACGCCGCGACCCCACCGTGATTTGCGTGGTGGAGGAGTCGAAGGACGTGCTGGCCGTGGAGCGGACCCGTGCTTTCCGGGGCCGCTATCACGTGCTGGGCGGCTCCATCAATCCGATCGCCGGGATCGGCCCGGAGCAGCTGCGCATCCGCGAACTGCTGACACGGCTCAACGACAGCCAAATCACCGAAATCATCATCGCCACCGACCCCAACCTTGAGGGCGAGGCGACGGCGACGTACCTTTCGCGCATGCTCAAGACGCTCGGCATTGCCGTGACCCGTCTGGCTTCAGGCCTGCCCGTGGGCGGAGACCTGGAGTACGCCGATGAGGTCACGCTGGGCCGTGCCTTCGAGGGCCGCCGCAACGCTCTGACGTAG
- a CDS encoding DNA polymerase III subunit gamma and tau, whose translation MSAPTALYRRYRPDSFADVIGQEHVTAPLMAALDKNRVNHAYLFSGPRGCGKTTSARILARCLNCAQGPTSHPCGTCDSCVELARGGAGSLDVIEIDAASHGGVDDARDLRERATFAPIRDRYKIFIIDEAHMVTSAGFNALLKIVEEPPEHIKFIFATTEPDKVIGTIRSRTHHYPFRLVPPEPLMAYLAQLCEAESVPVAPGVLSLVIRAGGGSVRDSLSVLDQLMAGAGAAGLDYELAVDLLGYTHASLLDDVVEALAASDSATVFKSVDRVIQTGHDPRRFVEDLLERFRDLIIVAAMPESAHAILRGTPDELIARMQNQAAQLGAAELSRAADVTNSAFNEMTGATSPRLHLELLGARLLLPGADSSARGMAARLDQMERRLNYGGTPGAAADSSPAPAFVPDFTQGSTPAPAFAAPAAPVSSGGGLAAVRAQLAKAKEAAGAEVANRNQAVKPESEAPAAPAAEPAAVQPPAAQSVPVANAAPAPEAPSDRATAAQATAAASWGDLAPAPAEATWADLDAAPSPRQTSDWEDAPRGSAPESAPAAVAPQAAEQIPAAPMPVAAVPADVVPAVVEDPASVQAPAAQQAPSSEASQAPAQQTQAQQAPAASPAPANSGGTGIEIIRRAWPEILTNLGNIRKVSWAMVNQNVVPQAFDGQTLRIGLPSSGLIEAFSAGGHADNLRQAIHTTLGISCQLVPVTGDAPSPGSSAEPNPKGLADRRTPVREVRTPSTSAASPVQPVSAAPVAAPAAAPAPAPAPAPSVPAVAVEPVAPVAAVVSPVVAPVAAPEPVATQPAAPQPAAQASTPAAPARPGARVSDWDGPIPEEPNWDDEPPHDDWAPEPPRENAGAANAMPHEEWAQAESRQPVPHAVDAPAAPAAMDQPTAGAAAQPAAPYRPKVSPISAWTTGWDLPAETPAAPVAEEPSVPRRSQLLAAQAQQEPQQDSPQDWGVSLGATSRNRVADPGWGAPASAPDWAQPAPQDSAPQDSAQQAPAQAEPPAAAAPAQSTPAQSTQTAPAPVRESGVSAAPASPAPAEQPAASEAPGGKMSMYQRLANSPEAKAGRAQSPARAADTPYVEDVPSPDDVTLEESGVVGQAAVERILGGALIEERPLNGGS comes from the coding sequence GTGAGCGCACCAACAGCCCTTTATCGTCGTTACCGTCCCGATTCGTTCGCGGACGTGATTGGGCAAGAACACGTCACGGCGCCCCTGATGGCCGCCCTGGACAAGAACCGCGTCAACCACGCCTACCTGTTCTCCGGGCCCCGCGGTTGCGGAAAAACCACCTCCGCCCGCATCCTTGCCCGCTGCCTGAACTGCGCCCAGGGCCCCACCTCACACCCGTGCGGCACTTGCGACAGCTGTGTTGAGCTGGCCCGTGGCGGCGCCGGCTCCCTGGACGTCATCGAGATTGACGCCGCCAGCCACGGTGGTGTGGATGACGCCCGCGACCTGCGCGAACGCGCCACCTTTGCCCCCATCCGCGACCGCTACAAGATCTTCATCATCGACGAGGCCCACATGGTCACGTCCGCCGGCTTCAACGCGCTGCTGAAGATTGTTGAGGAGCCGCCGGAGCACATCAAGTTCATCTTCGCCACGACGGAGCCGGACAAGGTCATTGGGACCATCCGCTCACGCACGCACCACTACCCGTTCCGACTGGTGCCGCCCGAACCGCTCATGGCGTATTTGGCACAGCTGTGCGAGGCCGAGAGCGTGCCCGTCGCCCCCGGCGTGCTCTCCCTCGTGATCCGTGCCGGCGGCGGTTCAGTCCGCGACTCCCTGTCCGTCCTGGACCAGCTCATGGCCGGCGCCGGTGCGGCGGGCCTGGACTACGAACTTGCCGTGGACCTGCTTGGCTACACGCACGCGTCCCTGCTGGACGACGTCGTCGAGGCCCTGGCCGCCAGCGATTCCGCCACGGTGTTCAAGTCCGTGGACCGCGTCATCCAGACCGGGCACGATCCCCGCAGGTTCGTGGAGGACCTGCTGGAACGCTTCCGCGACCTGATCATCGTGGCCGCCATGCCGGAAAGCGCGCACGCCATTTTGCGCGGCACCCCGGATGAGCTCATTGCCCGCATGCAGAACCAGGCGGCCCAGCTGGGCGCCGCCGAGCTCTCGCGTGCCGCCGACGTCACGAATTCCGCGTTCAATGAGATGACGGGCGCCACCTCCCCGCGCCTGCACCTTGAGCTGTTGGGCGCCCGCCTCCTGCTGCCGGGCGCGGACTCCTCCGCCCGCGGCATGGCCGCCCGGCTGGACCAGATGGAACGCCGTCTCAACTACGGCGGGACGCCCGGAGCAGCCGCGGATTCCTCCCCTGCCCCCGCTTTTGTCCCCGATTTCACCCAGGGCTCGACGCCGGCCCCCGCCTTTGCCGCCCCGGCCGCCCCGGTGTCATCGGGTGGCGGGCTTGCTGCCGTGCGCGCCCAGCTGGCCAAGGCCAAGGAGGCCGCCGGCGCCGAAGTGGCCAACCGCAACCAGGCCGTGAAGCCCGAATCCGAGGCTCCGGCTGCGCCTGCCGCCGAGCCCGCTGCTGTCCAGCCCCCGGCAGCCCAATCGGTACCTGTCGCCAACGCCGCACCGGCGCCCGAGGCACCCTCGGATCGGGCAACCGCTGCGCAGGCCACGGCGGCCGCCAGCTGGGGCGATCTCGCACCGGCACCGGCCGAGGCGACGTGGGCCGATCTCGATGCCGCGCCTAGCCCCCGCCAGACATCGGATTGGGAAGATGCGCCCCGCGGGAGCGCACCCGAGTCCGCCCCCGCAGCAGTTGCACCCCAAGCAGCGGAACAGATCCCCGCCGCCCCCATGCCGGTCGCAGCAGTTCCGGCTGACGTGGTTCCGGCCGTAGTGGAAGACCCCGCATCCGTCCAGGCACCGGCAGCACAGCAGGCACCGTCCAGCGAGGCTTCCCAGGCACCGGCTCAACAGACGCAGGCCCAACAAGCTCCTGCGGCGAGCCCCGCGCCCGCGAATTCCGGTGGCACCGGGATCGAGATCATTCGCCGGGCCTGGCCGGAAATCCTGACGAACCTGGGGAACATCCGCAAGGTTTCCTGGGCCATGGTGAACCAGAACGTGGTGCCGCAGGCCTTCGACGGGCAGACGCTGCGCATTGGCCTGCCGTCGTCGGGCCTGATCGAGGCCTTTTCCGCCGGCGGCCACGCGGACAACCTCCGCCAGGCCATCCACACCACGCTCGGCATCAGCTGCCAGCTGGTGCCCGTCACCGGCGACGCCCCGTCACCGGGATCGAGCGCTGAGCCAAACCCAAAAGGACTGGCTGACCGGCGCACCCCCGTCAGGGAGGTGCGCACACCGTCAACCTCGGCTGCATCGCCGGTCCAGCCGGTTTCCGCTGCACCCGTGGCTGCACCAGCAGCTGCACCTGCACCTGCACCTGCACCTGCACCGAGCGTGCCGGCCGTTGCAGTCGAGCCAGTGGCACCCGTTGCCGCCGTCGTATCTCCGGTCGTAGCTCCCGTCGCGGCTCCCGAGCCCGTCGCAACACAGCCGGCAGCACCGCAGCCCGCCGCGCAGGCTTCCACCCCGGCCGCTCCCGCGCGCCCCGGGGCACGGGTCTCGGATTGGGACGGACCCATTCCCGAGGAACCGAACTGGGACGACGAGCCCCCGCATGACGATTGGGCTCCCGAGCCTCCCCGCGAAAACGCGGGCGCCGCCAATGCCATGCCGCACGAGGAATGGGCGCAGGCGGAGTCCCGGCAACCGGTACCCCACGCCGTAGACGCACCCGCCGCTCCTGCAGCAATGGACCAGCCAACCGCCGGCGCAGCCGCGCAGCCGGCGGCGCCGTACCGGCCCAAGGTTTCACCCATCTCCGCCTGGACCACGGGATGGGACCTGCCGGCGGAGACACCCGCGGCCCCGGTCGCCGAGGAGCCCTCGGTACCGCGCCGGAGCCAATTGCTGGCGGCCCAGGCGCAGCAGGAACCGCAACAGGACTCACCGCAGGACTGGGGCGTGTCCCTTGGAGCAACGTCGCGCAACCGCGTGGCCGACCCCGGCTGGGGCGCGCCCGCCAGCGCCCCCGACTGGGCCCAGCCGGCACCCCAGGATTCGGCCCCTCAAGATTCGGCACAGCAGGCTCCCGCGCAGGCCGAACCGCCCGCAGCCGCGGCCCCGGCCCAGTCGACACCGGCCCAATCAACCCAGACGGCGCCCGCGCCCGTTCGTGAGTCGGGCGTGTCCGCGGCACCGGCTTCGCCCGCGCCCGCGGAACAGCCAGCCGCGAGTGAGGCGCCCGGCGGCAAGATGAGCATGTACCAGCGCCTGGCCAACAGCCCGGAGGCGAAGGCCGGACGCGCCCAGTCGCCGGCCCGCGCCGCCGACACCCCCTACGTTGAAGACGTGCCGAGCCCGGATGACGTCACGCTCGAGGAATCGGGCGTGGTGGGCCAGGCCGCCGTCGAACGTATTTTGGGCGGGGCGCTGATCGAGGAACGCCCGCTCAACGGCGGCAGCTGA
- a CDS encoding glutathione peroxidase, with product MTTQTLNTIPLTLNDGSATTLGALSTKAVLVVNVASKCGFTAQYDALEALYEKYQEQGLEILGMPCNQFGGQEPGTAEEIADFCRKNFGVTFPLAAKADVNGDDAHPLFAALTNQGAEPVKWNFEKFLVNHDGELLARFDSPVTPDAPELVAAVEAALA from the coding sequence GTGACTACGCAGACCCTCAACACCATTCCCCTGACCCTCAACGACGGCTCGGCCACCACCCTCGGTGCACTGTCCACCAAGGCCGTCCTGGTGGTGAATGTCGCCTCGAAGTGCGGCTTCACCGCCCAATACGACGCCCTTGAGGCGCTTTACGAAAAGTACCAGGAGCAGGGACTGGAAATCCTGGGCATGCCCTGCAACCAGTTCGGCGGCCAGGAACCGGGCACCGCGGAGGAAATCGCCGATTTTTGCCGCAAGAACTTCGGCGTGACGTTCCCGCTGGCCGCCAAGGCCGACGTCAACGGCGACGACGCCCACCCCCTGTTCGCCGCGCTGACGAACCAGGGAGCCGAGCCCGTCAAATGGAACTTTGAGAAGTTCCTGGTCAACCACGACGGCGAGCTGCTGGCCCGTTTTGACTCTCCCGTCACGCCCGACGCCCCCGAGCTCGTGGCAGCCGTGGAGGCAGCGCTGGCTTAG
- a CDS encoding type II toxin-antitoxin system VapB family antitoxin, producing MIFKAVGDKRPYPDHGYITPKDWASVPPRQVRLAELVTTKAQLDLEALLAEDSTFFGDLFPHVVQWHGTLYLEDGLHRAVRTALHQRTILHARVLVIDD from the coding sequence GTGATCTTCAAAGCAGTCGGCGACAAACGCCCCTACCCGGACCATGGATACATAACGCCCAAGGACTGGGCGTCCGTTCCACCGCGCCAAGTCCGGCTGGCCGAGCTGGTGACCACCAAGGCCCAGCTCGACCTTGAGGCGTTGCTGGCCGAGGATTCAACCTTCTTTGGCGATTTGTTTCCGCACGTTGTGCAATGGCACGGGACGCTCTATCTGGAGGACGGCTTGCACAGGGCCGTGCGCACCGCCCTCCACCAGCGGACCATTCTTCACGCAAGGGTATTGGTGATAGATGACTGA
- a CDS encoding LytR C-terminal domain-containing protein produces the protein MTETPRDNDVLLTRGQARKAERERKRQAKDDAYEERLARKRSKDVQFWHGHHVVDAKTLAAAFPEPESPEYESGVVRRRITHAVTLVLLLALVVTGVVLAGMVQRGQLELNFAFPKTVPAAAVCPTETLKYPANKTVTVNVLNAGSHEGMAGKVAAELKKRGYKVKDVANGVTKYEAPVVIVSGPSGHAAAFNLQHNVAGSDYVQDDRKDASVDFIMTGEYTSLVEADKVSKKSGKLSCPHLTPAPTKHPAAPKKAPATPAAKPAATKAAAK, from the coding sequence ATGACTGAGACGCCACGGGACAATGATGTCCTGTTGACACGAGGGCAGGCACGCAAGGCCGAGCGCGAACGCAAACGCCAGGCCAAGGACGACGCCTACGAGGAACGGCTGGCCCGCAAGCGGTCCAAGGACGTGCAGTTTTGGCACGGCCACCACGTGGTGGACGCCAAGACCCTGGCGGCGGCGTTCCCGGAACCCGAATCTCCCGAGTACGAGTCCGGCGTGGTGCGCCGCCGCATCACCCACGCCGTCACCTTGGTGCTGTTGCTCGCCCTGGTGGTGACCGGCGTCGTGCTGGCCGGCATGGTCCAGCGGGGCCAGCTGGAACTGAATTTCGCCTTCCCCAAGACGGTGCCCGCCGCCGCGGTCTGCCCCACCGAGACGCTGAAATACCCGGCCAACAAAACCGTCACCGTCAACGTCCTCAATGCCGGCAGCCACGAGGGCATGGCAGGCAAGGTCGCCGCGGAGCTGAAGAAGCGCGGCTACAAGGTCAAGGACGTCGCCAACGGCGTCACGAAGTACGAGGCGCCCGTGGTGATCGTTTCCGGGCCTTCCGGCCACGCGGCGGCCTTCAACCTCCAGCACAATGTTGCCGGCTCCGACTATGTCCAGGACGACCGCAAGGACGCGAGTGTCGACTTCATCATGACCGGCGAGTACACCTCGCTGGTGGAGGCGGACAAGGTTTCAAAGAAGTCCGGCAAGTTGTCGTGCCCGCACCTGACCCCGGCGCCCACCAAGCACCCGGCCGCGCCGAAGAAGGCCCCGGCAACGCCGGCAGCCAAGCCTGCGGCCACCAAGGCCGCGGCGAAGTAG
- a CDS encoding TetR/AcrR family transcriptional regulator, with amino-acid sequence MPRIAAPSNAAQREQTQRKILDAFGELLFTHGLPGLTMTDVARTAGVGRTAVYNYFADLEQLLVAYALDETGRFVAELRAKLSGLENPVDRLSLYVRAQLEDLTRRHLPPGPAMRSVLSQDSFAKLAVHVGELNQLLADILRDGMDQGFLPEADAEGLVQLIHGSLTASASRRNADTPDEERVAAAVRFIQAGVGAAFDDDGRPVTIS; translated from the coding sequence ATGCCACGAATAGCCGCCCCCAGCAACGCGGCGCAGCGCGAGCAGACGCAGCGCAAGATCCTCGACGCCTTCGGCGAACTTTTGTTCACCCACGGCCTTCCGGGATTGACCATGACGGACGTCGCGCGGACCGCCGGCGTTGGCCGCACCGCCGTCTACAACTACTTCGCCGACCTGGAACAGCTCCTGGTGGCCTACGCACTGGATGAAACCGGCCGTTTCGTGGCCGAGTTGCGGGCCAAGCTGAGCGGTCTGGAAAACCCCGTGGACAGGCTTTCGCTGTACGTCCGAGCGCAGTTAGAGGACCTCACCCGCCGCCACCTGCCGCCCGGACCGGCCATGCGCAGCGTGCTCTCACAGGACTCGTTCGCCAAACTGGCCGTCCACGTCGGTGAGCTGAACCAGCTGCTCGCGGACATCCTGCGCGACGGCATGGACCAGGGGTTCCTGCCCGAGGCCGATGCCGAGGGGCTCGTGCAGCTCATCCACGGCTCGCTGACGGCCAGCGCGTCCCGGCGCAACGCCGACACTCCCGACGAGGAGCGGGTGGCCGCAGCCGTGCGGTTCATCCAGGCCGGCGTGGGCGCCGCGTTCGACGACGACGGCCGTCCCGTCACCATCAGCTAA
- a CDS encoding type II toxin-antitoxin system HipA family toxin: MKNPEDAKKIHQAVVYKRGRAAATLTRHARTGVVFAYLPQYLSSGGPAIASTLPVLDVPVTLGHGTVPAYFAGLLPEGERLAKLRWAVKTTITDEFSLLLAAGQNPVGDVQIVPAGETREQVPPLLRVAKTMDAVRFADFAAIPGPVDPSALSGLQDKVTASYVHDKDPARAYILKFNDGSHARQVETEHLLLTKARKLAIPVAGARLVHDGVGQAALLVARFDRSAAGPLAVEDGAQLLGLPPSRKYAVPTEAVAAAIVGVCAAQLLAARNVFLQFLFAWLTGNGNLHAKNISVVQHPDGEWFVAPAYDLQCTLAAEIEQGFAAGVPGGILTDLTDGDPSRDPGMALPIGGSAGSRTGLVRNDWLRFGRSLHLPERLAAKCIAKALAASALTEAELPFERDVSAAVVRVLDIRRRAMGG, encoded by the coding sequence GTGAAGAATCCCGAGGACGCCAAGAAGATCCACCAGGCCGTGGTCTACAAACGTGGCCGGGCGGCCGCCACGCTGACCCGCCACGCCCGCACCGGCGTCGTCTTCGCCTATCTGCCGCAGTATCTGAGTTCCGGCGGGCCCGCCATCGCCTCGACGCTTCCCGTCCTCGACGTGCCGGTGACGCTGGGCCACGGCACCGTGCCGGCCTACTTTGCCGGCCTGTTGCCGGAGGGCGAGCGGCTGGCCAAGCTGCGCTGGGCCGTGAAGACCACCATCACCGACGAGTTTTCGCTGCTGCTCGCGGCCGGCCAAAACCCCGTGGGCGACGTACAGATCGTGCCCGCCGGGGAGACCCGGGAGCAGGTCCCTCCGCTTCTGCGGGTGGCAAAGACGATGGACGCCGTCCGGTTCGCCGACTTTGCCGCGATCCCCGGCCCCGTGGATCCGTCCGCGCTCTCCGGTCTGCAGGACAAGGTCACCGCCTCCTACGTCCATGACAAGGACCCCGCCCGGGCCTACATCCTGAAGTTCAATGACGGCAGCCACGCCCGCCAGGTGGAGACCGAACATCTGCTGCTCACCAAGGCCCGGAAGCTGGCCATTCCGGTGGCCGGTGCGCGCCTGGTGCACGACGGCGTTGGCCAGGCCGCCCTGCTGGTGGCCCGTTTCGACAGGTCCGCCGCCGGGCCGCTGGCCGTGGAGGACGGCGCCCAGCTGCTGGGGCTGCCGCCCTCGCGCAAATACGCGGTTCCCACCGAAGCCGTGGCTGCCGCCATCGTGGGCGTGTGCGCCGCGCAGCTCCTGGCGGCCCGCAACGTGTTCCTGCAGTTCCTGTTCGCCTGGCTGACCGGCAACGGCAACCTGCACGCCAAGAACATCTCGGTGGTCCAGCACCCCGACGGCGAATGGTTCGTGGCCCCCGCCTATGACCTGCAATGCACGCTGGCGGCCGAGATTGAGCAGGGTTTTGCCGCGGGCGTGCCCGGTGGAATCCTCACGGATCTCACGGACGGCGACCCGTCCCGCGACCCCGGCATGGCGCTGCCCATTGGCGGCAGTGCCGGCAGCCGGACGGGCCTTGTCCGCAACGACTGGCTGCGGTTCGGACGGAGCCTGCACCTGCCCGAGCGGCTGGCGGCAAAGTGCATCGCCAAGGCGTTGGCGGCCTCCGCCCTGACTGAGGCGGAACTGCCGTTTGAGCGGGACGTGAGCGCCGCCGTCGTGCGTGTCCTGGACATTCGGCGGCGCGCCATGGGCGGCTGA
- a CDS encoding helix-turn-helix domain-containing protein — protein MDAAQLGATLRARRRELNLTQSETADLADISTRVLSDLENGRETVRLDILSAVANALGLSLNLTVQRP, from the coding sequence ATGGACGCAGCCCAGCTTGGCGCCACGCTGCGTGCCCGCCGCCGCGAACTGAACTTGACGCAGAGCGAAACCGCGGATCTGGCCGACATTTCCACCCGGGTGCTCAGCGACCTGGAAAACGGGCGCGAAACCGTGCGCCTGGACATCCTGTCGGCCGTGGCGAACGCCCTGGGCCTGAGCCTGAACCTGACGGTGCAGCGCCCATGA
- the kynU gene encoding kynureninase, which yields MDQAPPSTLDACAAADAADPLRRFRDEFLLPDGVIYLDGNSLGPRPRTALGVATRVMEDEWGTGLIRSWNTAGWFELPGRLGDKLAGLIGAGPGEVVITDTTSLNLFKALAAALRIQQAADPARTVIVTERDNFPTDIYMAEGIADFLNQGYSVRLVDDALPLAAALGPDVAVVALSHVNYRTGAMWDMPGTTAKVHDAGALVVWDLAHAAGAVPVDLRDSGADFAVGCTYKYLNGGPGSPAFIWVHAGHQDRFWQPLSGWWGHARPFAMEDSYEPVSGIGRFLCGTQPIVSMALVECGLDVSLAAEIDAVRAKSLALTDLFISLVAARRGDHPLELITPLDHGVRGSHVSYKHPEGYAVMAALIARGVIGDYREPHVLRFGITPLYLGFVDVWNAVDALFDVLDNRLWDAPQFRERLKVT from the coding sequence ATGGACCAAGCTCCACCCTCCACCCTCGACGCCTGCGCCGCCGCGGATGCCGCCGATCCGCTGCGCCGCTTCCGGGACGAGTTCCTGCTGCCCGACGGCGTCATCTACCTGGACGGCAACTCCCTGGGACCCCGCCCGCGCACGGCGCTGGGCGTGGCCACCCGGGTCATGGAGGACGAATGGGGCACCGGCCTGATCCGCAGCTGGAACACCGCCGGCTGGTTTGAGCTGCCGGGCAGGCTTGGCGACAAACTCGCCGGGCTGATCGGTGCCGGCCCCGGCGAGGTGGTCATCACCGACACCACATCGCTGAACCTGTTCAAGGCCCTGGCCGCCGCCCTGCGCATCCAGCAGGCCGCCGACCCCGCCCGCACGGTGATCGTGACCGAACGGGACAACTTTCCCACCGACATCTACATGGCCGAGGGGATCGCGGACTTCCTCAACCAGGGCTACTCCGTGCGGCTCGTGGACGACGCCCTGCCGCTCGCGGCCGCGCTGGGACCCGACGTGGCCGTCGTCGCACTTTCCCATGTCAACTACCGCACCGGCGCCATGTGGGACATGCCCGGCACCACCGCCAAAGTGCACGACGCCGGCGCCCTGGTGGTGTGGGACCTGGCGCATGCAGCCGGTGCAGTGCCCGTGGACCTACGAGACTCCGGGGCGGACTTCGCCGTGGGCTGCACGTACAAGTACCTCAACGGCGGGCCCGGCTCCCCGGCCTTCATCTGGGTCCACGCCGGCCACCAGGACCGTTTTTGGCAGCCGCTGTCCGGTTGGTGGGGGCACGCGCGGCCCTTTGCCATGGAGGATTCCTACGAGCCGGTATCCGGGATTGGCCGTTTCCTGTGCGGCACCCAGCCCATCGTGTCCATGGCGCTGGTGGAATGCGGGCTCGACGTGAGCCTGGCCGCGGAAATCGACGCCGTGCGGGCGAAGTCGCTGGCACTGACCGACCTTTTCATCTCCCTGGTGGCGGCCCGCCGCGGCGACCACCCCCTGGAGCTCATCACCCCGCTGGACCACGGCGTCCGCGGCAGCCACGTCAGCTACAAGCACCCCGAGGGTTATGCCGTCATGGCGGCCCTCATTGCCCGCGGCGTCATTGGCGACTACCGCGAACCCCACGTGCTCCGCTTTGGCATCACGCCGCTGTACCTGGGCTTCGTCGACGTCTGGAACGCCGTGGACGCCTTGTTCGACGTCCTGGACAACCGCTTGTGGGATGCGCCGCAGTTCCGGGAACGGCTGAAAGTCACCTAG
- a CDS encoding carbon-nitrogen hydrolase family protein, translating into MRIAMGQLASGTNIAANLAAIDGHAARASADGARLVAFPEYATYEKKMIDSTFPSVAQPLDGEVGSALAGIADRHGIAVVAGMVESSPDPARAYNTLAAFGPDGALLAAYRKVHLFDAQGFRESDFVAPAPSTEPVVFDVDGVRFGLMTCYDLRFPEQARGLSDAGSDVLLVCSSWVPGELKTAQWRTLLAARAIENSLYVAGVCQAPPVSVGNTLLAGPMGDVVAELGEETGVLAADVSLPAIAGVREHFPTHRQRRIF; encoded by the coding sequence GTGCGCATCGCGATGGGCCAATTGGCCTCCGGCACCAACATTGCCGCCAATCTGGCCGCCATTGACGGCCATGCCGCCCGGGCCTCGGCCGACGGCGCCCGCCTGGTGGCCTTCCCCGAATACGCCACCTATGAAAAGAAGATGATCGATTCCACCTTCCCGTCCGTGGCGCAGCCCCTGGACGGGGAGGTGGGATCGGCGCTGGCAGGGATCGCGGACCGGCACGGGATTGCCGTCGTGGCGGGGATGGTGGAATCCTCCCCCGACCCCGCCCGGGCGTACAACACGCTGGCCGCATTCGGCCCCGACGGCGCCCTGCTGGCTGCCTATAGGAAGGTGCATCTATTTGATGCTCAGGGTTTCCGCGAGTCGGATTTCGTGGCGCCAGCGCCGTCCACGGAACCGGTGGTGTTCGACGTCGACGGCGTGCGTTTCGGCCTCATGACCTGCTACGACCTCCGCTTCCCCGAGCAGGCCCGGGGCTTGTCCGACGCCGGATCGGACGTATTGCTGGTGTGCTCCTCGTGGGTGCCGGGAGAGTTGAAGACCGCCCAGTGGCGGACGCTACTGGCGGCCAGGGCCATTGAAAACAGCCTGTACGTGGCCGGCGTGTGCCAGGCGCCGCCGGTTTCGGTGGGGAACACGCTGCTTGCCGGCCCGATGGGGGACGTGGTGGCCGAACTCGGCGAGGAGACCGGAGTCCTGGCGGCCGACGTCTCACTTCCGGCCATTGCCGGGGTCCGCGAACACTTCCCCACCCACCGCCAACGCCGGATCTTCTAG